The DNA segment AACTCCGGTTAGATTCCGGATGCAAAAGGAAGTAGAAGCATGGCGAAGACAGCATTAGTAGCGGACAGCGGAACCGAAAACAAACCGAATCCGCTGGTGCATCACACCACGAACAGCTATGAGCGCGCTCGTAGCTTTCTGAGTGACGTGCGCAACGAGATGCGCAAGGTAGTAACGCCCTCGCGCAAAGAAGTGCAGGCGACCACGACGGTTGTGTTGGTCACGGTTTTTGTCTTCTCCTTCTATTTCTGGATAGTGGATGGCATTTTTTCCAACGGAGTGAAGCTGCTGTTGAGCAAGCTCGCTGGACAGTAGTACGTCGCGCAAAAGAGACGCGAGAGAGATCAGGAATGACAGACGAACTGGAGCAGGAACCCGGACAGGAAGCAGTTGCAGAGCAGCCCGTCGAGGCGCCACGGAACGAAAACTTCAAGTGGTATATTCTGCACGCGTATTCGGGCTTTGAGCGCAAGGTCAAGGAATCCTTGGAGAGCCGCATTCAGGCGTTTGGCCTGGAGAGCAAGTTTGGCCGCATCATGATTCCGACCGAGCCGGTTACGGAGACGGTCAACGGCAAAAAGCGCACGATTGAGCGGGTATTCCTGCCTGGCTACGTGCTGATCGAGATGGAGCTGGATAACCAGATCTGGCACATCATCAAGGAAACGCCGCGAGTTACAGGCTTCCTTGGAACAGGCGACAAGCCGGTCGCGTTGAGCGAAGAAGAGATTAGTTCGCTGCTCAATCGTACCGATGAGGGCAAAGAGAAGCCCCGGCAGAAGATCAGGTTTGAGAAGAATGAGTCCGTCCGGATTACCGATGGACCGTTTGCCAACTTCAATGGCATCGTGGATGAGATTAACGAAGATCGCGAAACCCTCAAGGTGATGGTTACAATCTTCGGTCGCTCCACACCGGTTGAGCTTGAGTTCGGCAAAGTCGAAAAGATTGAGTAATGCAGCTTCCAGCTACTAGCTTCCAGCTTCTAGCCGGGTTGCCCTCCTAGCGGGTCCCGGTTGTGAGCGAATGCGGCGGCGGCATCACCAAAATATGAACAAGGAAACATCCAGCTAGTAGCTGAAAGCTAGGAGCTAGTAGCTGGGTTCCAAAGGAACCCACATGGCACCCCCGAAGAAGATCACAGGATACGTCAAGCTTCAGATTGAAGCCGGCAAAGCAACCCCGGCACCTCCAGTCGGCCCCGCGCTCGGTCAGGCGCAGGTCAACATCATGGAGTTCTGCAAGCAGTTCAACGCTCGCACCCAGACCAAGGAGATGGCCGGTCTGACCATCCCCGTGGTGATCAGCGTTTATGCCGATCGCACCTTTACCTTCGTCACCAAGACGCCTCCGGCATCGAATCTGCTGCTCCGCGCTGCAGGTATCCCCAAGGGCGCCGCTGTTCCGAACAAGGACAAGGTGGGCAAGGTAACTGAGAAGCAGGTCCGCGAGATCGCCGAAACCAAGATGCCCGATCTGAATGCAGCTTCCGTCGAAGCGGCAATCAAGAGCATCAAGGGAACAGCTCGTTCGATGGGTATCGAGGTCGTTGCCTAGATTTGTTGTTTGTCTTACCGTTGTGTCAGCAAAGCCCTCCCAATTGGGAGGGCTTTGCTGCATCTGGCCGCCCTTTTTCAGGCGCGCCAGCCACATCCGTCAGAAGCTGCATCACCAGTAATGGCTCAGGCGATAACGACCCCGCCGCCTCCGAATCCACCGCTAAAGCCGACGCACCGCGCAATGCAGCCCATGTATTGCAGGCTGCACGGCACGCAGCAAAGACAGCCGTACCAGTGATCTTCGCAGCTATTTTCGTCGTAGCACTGCTGGTATTCATCGGCGCATCGGCTAACGCAGGTTCCCCCGCCCGAGTCGCCATTTCCGTTGTCGAGATAGACCGAAATGTTCCCGAGCTGTGCCGCCAGAGTGGCCCAGGATATCTCCTGCGCGAAGTGGGCAATCTCCTCATCTTCCCAATCGGAGGCCTTAAGTCCTCTCTCAATCAGGGCGGAGACGCCTTCAATATAGCGCCGGGAAAACTTGTCGAGCTTTTCCACTTGCGAGCTATCCGGCAGCGAGGCGATAGCCTTTCTAGCCGAGTTGCGAACGGATGACAGGAAAGCTCTGCGGCCATCCGACTCAAAATTACCAGACACGCCAGAATGCTCCGGGTGTTCGTTGGATTTGCGTTTTTTCCCTTTTTCACAATCACACATGATGAATTCCTTTCTTCTCCGTGCCGGGAGTCGGCATTTTCTAAGGAGCTGGCATTTTTGCCGCTGAAAGGTAGTGAGGTTCCATGGCTTTGCGTGACAGAATCAGGCAAAATAGCCAAGAAAGAACGCCCGAAGCAGTTGCGCGAGGCTGGATATTTTGCGATACTGCATACATGCGTCTCTTCTTCGTGAGGAGACCATCACCAGTACCACGGCATTTGGGCTCGGTTGAGATGGCGCAGTCAGCTTGCATCGGCAGCGTCCCTTCGGGGCTTCCCGCAAAGCGGGACTGGCAATTGCGGTGGGAGATGAGGGAAGAATGGCCAAGAAAGCCAGCAAGAATATTACGAAGTCGCGTGCGGCTGTTGAGCCCCGCAATTACCTGTTGCCAGAGGCAGTAGGACTCCTGCAGAAGGTCAAGTTTGCCAAGTTCGACGAAACTGTCGACCTGACTCTGCGTTTGGGTGTTGATACCCGCCATGCCGATCAGATGGTCCGCGGAACCGTTGTTCTGCCCCACGGCCTCGGTAAGACGAAAACCGTTGCAGTCATTGCTTCCGGCGATCGTTTGAAGGATGCCGAGGCAGCCGGTGCAGATTTTGTCGGCGGCGAAGAGCTGGTTGAGAAGATTCAAAAGGAAGGCTGGACAGGCTTTGATGCCCTGATCGCCACGCCGGACATGATGAAGTCTGTCGGTCGCCTCGGTAAGGTGCTCGGACCTCGCGGCCTGATGCCAAACCCCAAGACCGGCACGGTAACGCAGGATGTTGCCGCCGCAATCAAGGAAATCAAGGCTGGTAAGGTTGAGTTTCGCGCCGACAAGACCGCTCTGGTGCATGTTCCCGTGGGTAAGCTGAGCTTCCCTCCGGAGAAGCTGGTTGAGAATGCGACCACGGTTCTGGCCAGCGTAATGCGCGCCAAGCCTTCGGCAGCCAAGGGCAAGTATGTCAAGGGAATCACGCTGAGCTCGACGATGGGCCCAGGTGTTCCGATTGACGGCGCCGTGGCAGACGCTGCCGGTAAATAGGCAGACTTAAGAAATTATCCCGTTCTCTTCTTTTGGCCTCTGGCGCAGAGAATCCTGAGTGATTCGATAGCAACAGGAAAGACGAGATATGCGGCCCGGAATCGGGGCGGCGGGCAAAGCGGGCCAGAGGGCAGGAGCGATCAGATGGCATTGACAAGGGCGAGCAAGACGAAAAAGGTTAAGGTTCTGGCAAAAGAGCTGGAGACCTCCACGACGGCAATCATTGGCACCTTTGCCAAGATGACCGTTTCTCAGGATTTTGAACTGCGCAAGCTGATTCGCGGCGCAGGCGGCAAGTATCGCGTTCTCAAGAACAAGCTGGCTGCCAAGGCGAGCGAAGGCACCGCGGTTGAAGAAGCGCTCAAGGGTCTGAAGGGTGTAAGTGCTGCGGCATTTACCTCCGGCGATCCGGTAGAGCTGGCCAAGGTTTTCTCGAAGTGGGTCGGCGACAATGCCGAGTTCACTTTCAAGCTGGGCATCGTTGACGGCAAGCTGATCAGCGTGGACGAAGTTAAGGCTCTGGCCACCATGCCGGGCAAGGAAGAGCTCTTCTCGAAGCTGCTGTTCCTTATCAACTCGCCTGCGCAGCGCCTTGCTACCGTGGTCAACGCTACGGGTCGCGATCTGGCCGTAGTGATCAACGAAGCGGTCAAGGGCGAAAAGTTCTCAGGCGGAGCTGCTCCAGCGGCCAAGGCTGCGGAGCCGGTCGCGGAAGCAGCTCCAGTCGAAGCATCCACGGTCGAAGCAGCGCCAGCCGAAGCAGTGGCTGAGCCTGTTGCCCCGGTTGCAGAGATCGAAACGCAGGCTGAAGCAGCCGTTAATGAAGCGCCGGTTGAAGGTGCGGTTGTTTCTGAAGCGCCTGCGGCTGAGTAATCATCAAGTTTCCCGCTTGACAGCGGCGAGGGGTGCGGGTCTGGGCACGTCGGAAACCTCGCAGTTTGGATGAGCGGTGCAGTAGAAAATTTCAAAAAGAGTCTGGATTGGAGAACAAAATGGCGGATTTGAATCAGTTGGAAGAGCAGATCGTTAGCCTGAGCTTGCTGGAAGCGGCAGCTTTGGTGAAGGCATTGGAAACGCGTCTTGGCGTTTCGGCAGCAGCAGCGGCCCCCGTGGCTGTGGCTGGTGGCGGCGGCGCAGCGGCAGCAGCAGAAGTCGTTGAGCAGACCGAGTTCCAGGTTATCCTCAAGGATGCCGGCGCGAACAAGATCAGCACCATCAAGGCTGTGCGTGAAGTAACCGCGCTCGGTCTGAAGGAAGCAAAGGACTTGGTCGACAGCGCTCCCAAGGCACTCAAGGAGAACGCGAGCAAGGAAGAGGCAGAGACCATCAAGAAGAAGTTTGAAGGTATCGCCACCGTCGAAATCAAGTAATCAGCAATTCGGTAACACGCATTTGCAATTGCGGCGAAGACGCGCTACATTAAAAGTTGCGCGTCTTCCCGTCTCTTTTTGCATTGCTCTAGTCTATGGAGCTGGGCGAGATCAAATGCGTGGTCTGGAAAACACGAAAAAGTGGCATATGCGGGTTTCATGTCCGGGGAATACCAAGCCCCCTGGTCGCGAAAACTGCGCTGTACAACCTCTATATGGTTGATGTCATGAGGGTTGGTAGCTGCTTGCGGAGCGGTTGCCGGCGGGTATCTGGAACTGGCGGGTTGCGGTAGAAGCGAGCTTTGGGATCGGCAAACGTGGGATACAAATTCGGCAAAAGGGCTCAGAACAGTAGCTGCGCTCGTGAGACATCTTGTCTTCGCGAGCACTTATCTGCGTCTGGTCAGGTTTTTGCTTATCTTTCCACGGTCTTTTCGACTGATTCTGATTCCACTTTACCTTTCGCCTGCTGATTCGCCTCGGTCTTAACTCCGATATTCGGGAGTTTAGCCCCAGGTAGTGCATACGGCAAGTGCAATTTTTCTTCCGCAGTGTTTCCGGGCTTCCGGTTGTTAGGTTGGTTGTTTGTTGTCCTTAGCAGGTTGCTTGCGAAATTCAATCGCGTCGTGCAAAGGGCATTTGCAGAAGCGATTTGCTTGACGGAATCCGAACTGGATCCGAAACGAATTGCGGGGATGCAGTACCGCACGAAACATCATTCCGATGTACGCCGATAGCCGTGAGACTCGGGCTGTCGGTACTCTGGCCCTCAAAAGGGGTCGGGACCTCGGGGATACGAGCCTCAGGAGTGAAGCATGCCGAACGAGAATCGCGCCATTCGCAGCCGACTCGATTTTTCCAAGATTCCTACCGCCATCCAGATTCCTAACCTGATCGAAGTGCAGCGTCGCTCCTACGAGCGGTTTCTGCAGATGGATAAGCTCCCCAACGAGCGGGACGATAATGGTTTGCAGTCGGTCTTTACGTCGGTATTCCCGATCACGGACTTCCGCAACATCTCCCAGCTCGACTTTGTGGACTTCTCGATCGGTAACTGGGAGTGCAAGTGCGGTCACCTCAAAGGTCTGCATCACCTGCGCACGGCTTGCGTGAACTGCGGATCCATGGTCATCACCGACCCCTTCCATCCGGGCGACGTACTTTGCCAGCATTGCGGCACGTACAACAAGAACACGCCTGACTTCTGCAACAAGTGCGGCGACCCTGTGGGCCTGCAATTGAAGTACGACCAGCAGGAGTGCGAAGAGCGCGGCATGACCTTCTCTGCGCCGCTCAAGGTGACTGTTCGCCTGACGATTTACGACAAGGATCCCGAAACGGGTTCGAAGACCATTCGCGACATCAAGGAGCAGGAAGTCTTCTTCGGCGATATTCCGCTGATGACGGCCAATGGCACCTTCATCGTGAACGGGACGGAACGTGTCATCGTATCGCAGCTCCACCGTTCGCCAGGCGTCTTCTTTGAGACGGCGAACAACCGCAGCTACTTCCTCGGCAAGATCATTCCGTATCGCGGTTCCTGGGTCGAGTTCGAATACGACCAGAAGAACACGCTCTACGTGCGTATCGATCGCAAGCGCAAGTTCCTCGGCACCATCTTCCTGCGCGCCCTCGGCCTGCGTTCCGACGAAGAGATTTTGAAGACCTTCTACACGGTCGATAAGATTCAGCTCGTCGATGGCAAGCTGATGTGGACCGTTCCTGAGGCTGGCGTAACGACGCATCTGCAAGGCGCAAAGCCGGCACACGCAATCCTCGCCAATGGCGAAGAGATCGCGCACTCCGGTCGCAAGGTCACGGCCTCTGTTCTCAAGGCCCTGCGCGCCAACGGCGTACAGCAGATCGAGATTGAAGCTACCGAGCTCGACGGCACGCTGACCGCTGCCGACGTGATCGATCTCACCACCGGCGAAGTAATCGTCGAGGCCAACACCGAGCTGACCGCCGACCGTCTGCACAAGATTGGCGCCAGCGGCGCGACGACCATTGAGGTCTTCTTCCCCGAGCGCGACGACGTGGGCAACATCATCACCAACACGCTCCGTCGTGACTCCGTGCGCAAGCCGGAAGAAGCGTTGATCGAGATCTACCGCAAGCTGCGGCCAGGCGACCCGCCGACGCTCGATACCGCGACTGCATTGTTCGAAGGCATGTTCTTCGATCAGCGCAAGTACGATTTCTCGCGCGTAGGCCGGTTGAAGTTCAACATCAAGCTCTACGAGAATCAGGACCCCAGCGGCCTCGACAAGCGCACCCTGACTCCCGAAGATTTTTACGCGACCATTCGCTACCTGCTCAAGCTGCGTAAGAACATCGGCAATGTGGACGACATCGATCATCTCGGCAATCGCCGCGTCCGCGCGGTCGGCGAGCTGATGGAGAATCAGTTCCGCATCGGCCTCGTTCGCATGGAGCGCGCCATCAAGGAAAAGATGAGCGTTTATCAGGAGCTGTCGACGGCCATGCCGCACGACCTGATCAACGCCAAGCCGGTTATGGCCGCGATTCGCGAGTTCTTCGGTTCTTCGCAGCTGTCACAGTTCATGGATCAGACCAACCCCCTCTCGGAGATCACGCACAAGCGGCGTCTCTCCGCCCTTGGGCCCGGTGGTCTGTCGCGTGAGCGCGCAGGCTTCGAAGTACGCGACGTCCATCCGACTCACTACGGACGTATCTGCCCGATTGAAACGCCTGAAGGTCCGAACATCGGTTTGATCAGCTCGTTGAGCTGCTTTGCCCGCATCAATGAGTACGGCTTCATTGAGTCTCCTTACCGCAAGGTCAAGGAAGGCCGCATCCTCGACTACGTTGAGGTTGTGAACGCCGGTGACAGCGGTATGCGTGTCGGCGATCATCTCGAAAAGAAGGAAGCATTTCAGCTCATCGCCGATCTGGAAGCAGCCGGCAAGCGCAAGATCGATTGGATGCCGTTCAGCTTCTACCAGTCCGCCTGGGAAGAGGATCGTCACACCATCGCGCAGGCCAACATCAAGTTCAACGAAGAGGGCGTCATCACCGAAGAACTGGTGAATGCGCGTCGTCAAGGGAACTTCGTGCTGGTCAACCGCGCCGAGGTCGACTTCATCGACGTCAGCCCGAAGCAGCTTGTTTCGGTCGCTGCCTCGCTGGTGCCATTCCTCGAGCACGATGACGCGAACCGCGCACTCATGGGTGCGAACATGCAGCGCCAGTCTGTTCCTCTGCTCGTCGCCGAAGCACCCCTGGTCGGTACCGGCATGGAAGGCGTCACTGCTCGCGATTCCGGTGCAGTCATTCTGGCCAAGCGTAACGGTATTGTCGATTCCGTCGATTCCGAGCGCATCATCATCCGCGTAGAAGGAGAGCATCACCCCACGCAGTTGTCGCGTGAGGTTGGTTCGGACATCTATCAGCTCATCAAGTTCAAGCGCTCCAACCAGAACACCTGCATCAACCAGAAGCCGGTTGTACGCGAGGGTGAGCGTGTGATCAAGGGCCAGGTCATCGCCGACGGTCCCTGCACAGAGCAGGGAGAATTGGCGCTCGGACGTAACGTGCTCGTGGCCTTCATGCCCTGGCGCGGTTACAACTTCGAGGACGCGATCCTGATCAGCGAAAAGCTGGTTCGCGAGGACTACTACACTTCGGTTCACATCGAAGAGTTCGAAATCGAAGCACGCGATACGAAGCTGGGACCAGAGGAAATCACCCGTGATATCCCCAACGTCTCAGAGTCTGCATTGCGCGACCTGGACGAGAGCGGCATCATCCGCATCGGCGCCCAGATCAAGCATGGCGACATCCTCGTCGGCAAGGTAACGCCCAAGGGCGAGACCCAGTTGACGCCGGAAGAGAAGCTGCTTCGCGCCATCTTCGGTGAAAAGGCCGGCGATGTTCGCGATGCTTCGCTGACATGCCCTCCAGGTATCGAAGGCACGGTAGTCGACGTCCGCATCTTCTCCCGCAAGGGTCAGGAAAAGGACGAGCGCGCCAAGCAGATTGAAGCGGAGAATACCTCGAAGCTCGAAAAGAACCTGGGCGACGAAATCCGCATTCTTACCGACGAGCGCCTGAAGCGTCTCGACGCGATCCTCGGCAACAAGGAAGTGCTGGCTGACCTGCATGACGAGCGCACCAACAAGCGTCTCCTCACCAAGGGCAACATCCTTGATCGCGAAACCATCGAGCGCATCTCGACCAAGAATCTCAAGCGCATTCGCTTCGCGGACAAAGATCCTCGCGTGAATGAGCAGATCGATGAGATCGAAGAAATGACTTCGCGTCAGATCGAAGTGCTGCGCAAGATCACCAACGAGAAGGTTGCCAAGCTGCAGAAGGGCGATGAACTTTCGCCTGGCGTCATCAAGATGGTCAAGGTGTACATCGCGATGAAGCGCAAGCTGTCGGTCGGCGATAAGATGGCCGGTCGTCACGGTAACAAGGGTGTGATCGCGCGCATTCTTCCGGAAGAAGACATGCCGTACCTGCCCGATGGAACTCCAGTGGAGATCGTACTCAATCCACTCGGTGTACCTTCGCGTATGAACGTCGGTCAGATTCTGGAAACGCATCTCGGCTGGGCCGCTGCCGAGCTCGGCAAGAAGATTGCCGCTCTCGTCGAAGCCAATAGCGAAGCCAACGCTCTGCGCGAGCAGATCAAGGTCAGTTTCAAGGACACAGCAGCGCTGCAACTGCTTCTCGACCTCGACGACACGATGTTGATTCGTGTAGCCAAGGGCATGAAGCGCGGTATCTGGTTCGGCACGGCGGTATTCGACGGCGCGCAGGAAAGCGAAATCAAGGCTCTTCTGCATGCTGCCGGTCTGCCCAGTTCGGGCAAGACAGCGCTCTTCGACGGTATGACGGGCGATCAGTTCGAGCAGCCGGTAACGGTGGGTTACATCTACATGCTCAAGCTCTCGCATCTGGTGGACGACAAGATTCACGCTCGCTCCATCGGACCGTACTCGCTCATCACGCAGCAGCCGCTGGGTGGTAAGGCGCAGTTCGGCGGACAGCGCTTCGGTGAGATGGAAGTATGGGCCCTCGAAGCATACGGCGCCGCTTACATCCTGCAGGAACTGTTGACTGCCAAGTCCGATGACGTCTATGGCCGTACCAAGATCTACGAGGCCATCGTCAAGGGCGAAGCAGCGATCGAGCCAGGCGTGCCCGAATCGTTCAACGTGTTGATCCGCGAGCTTCAGGCGCTTTGCCTGGATGTCGAGCTGATCAAGCGCGCTGATCTGAAAAAGCTGCCGGCACCGGAGTTGATCGACGTAGCCGTAGCTGACTAAGCGTGCAAGCCCGGTCTCTTAAACAAGACCGGGCCTGACTCGCTCCTGCGATTTCTGTCTTCGTATCACGGAGATGTCCAGAGTGGCTTAAGCCACTCCCCAGGGCGGACAAACTCCTGCAGTCTATTCCCTGGGAAACAGCGACGGTCACTGCCGTAAGGCATGCCAAGGAGGGTCGCCTTGTTCCGTTCCAATCCATTCGAACTCACCACGCCGATTAAGGACTTTGACGCAATCCGCATCATGCTGGCTTCTCCCGAGAAGATCCGCAGCTGGTCGCATGGCGAAGTCACCAAGCCGGAGACGATCAACTACCGTACCTTCAAGCCAGAGCGCGACGGCCTCTTCTGCGCCCGTATCTTTGGACCCGTGACGGACTGGGAATGCCTCTGCGGCAAGTACAAGCGCATGAAGCACCGCGGCGTCATCTGCGACAAGTGCGGCGTCGAAGTCACCGTCTCCAAGGTGCGCCGCGAGCGCATGGGCCACATCGAGCTGGCATCGCCCTGCTCGCATGTCTGGTTCTTCAAGGGACTGCCTTCGCGTATCGGTCACCTGCTCGACATCTCGCTGCGTGACCTCGAAAGCATTCTCTACTTCGAGTCCTACGTTGTCGTCGATCCAGGCGACGCGCCGGTCAAAGAGCGCGAAGTCATCAAGGACGAGAATCGTTTCCGCGAGCTCGACCAGCAATATCGCCCCACTGGCTTCAAAGCCATGATGGGCGCCGAGGCCATCAAGGAGCTTCTCAAGCGCGTCAACTCCGACGAACTTTCCGTCGAGATGCGCGAAAAGATGAAGACCGAAACCTCGGTTCAGAAGAAGATCAAGTACTCCAAGCGCCTCAAAGTCGTCGAAGCCTTCCGCAAGTCCGGCAACAAGCCGCAGTGGATGATCCTCGACGTACTGCCCGTAATTCCTCCCGAATTACGCCCACTCGTTCCACTTGACGGCGGCCGTTTTGCGACCTCCGATCTGAACGACCTCTATCGCCGCGTCATCAACCGCAACAACCGGTTGAAGAAGCTGATGGACCTGCACGCTCCCGAAGTCATCGTGCGCAACGAAAAGCGCATGTTGCAGGAAGCTGTCGATGCGCTGTTTGACAACGGCCGTCGCGGCCGCGTTCTGCGCGGTGCCAACAACCGTCCGCTCAAGTCGCTCTCCGATACCCTCAAGGGCAAGCAGGGCCGCTTCCGTCAGAACCTCCTCGGCAAGCGCGTCGACTACTCCGGCCGTTCGGTCATCGTCGTCGGCCCCGAGCTGAAGCTGCACCAGTGCGGTCTTCCCAAGAAGATGGCGCTCGAACTCTTCAAGCCCTTCATCTATCACCGCCTCGAACAGACCGGCCACTGCACCACCATCAAGCAGGCCAAAGAGATGGTTGAAATGCAGGAGCCCGTGGTCTGGGACATCCTCGAAGAAGTCATCAAGGATCACCCCATCCTGCTGAACCGCGCTCCTACGCTTCACCGTCTCGGTATTCAAGCGTTTGAGCCGGTGCTCGTCGAGGGCAAGGCCATCAAGATTCACCCGCTCGTCTGTACCGCTTTCAACGCGGACTTCGACGGCGATCAGATGGCTGTTCACATCCCGCTGTCGCCCGAAGCGCAGATTGAAGCCAGCGTGCTCATGCTCGCCGCGCACAACATTCTGTCGCCCGCATCCGGTCAGCCCATCACGGTTCCTACGCAGGATCTCGTGCTCGGCCTCTATTACCTGACGAAGTCCAAGGCTGGCGCCAAGGGCGAAGGTCGCACTTTTGCCAACGCTGAAGAGGTTCTCATGGCCCTCGAAGCAGCAGAAGTCGAGACGCTCTCGCCGATCCGTCTGCGCTACTCCGGCACAGTGCTGGATATGACCACTGCCTATGACGATCAAGACCTGATGCACACCGATCCGGTCGAGTTCAACAAGCAGTTCATCTCCACCACCGTCGGGCGCACCATTCTGAACGACGCACTGCCGGAAGGCATGCCGTTCATCAATGGCCTGCTCAAGAAAAAGGGCATTGGACAACTGGTCAGCTATTGCAACCAGAACCTCGGCCTCGAAATCACCGTGCGCATGCTCGATCGCATCAAGGAACTCGGCTTCCAGTACGCCACGCGTTCTGGTCTCTCCGTCGGCCTCGATGACATGGTTATCCCCGCATCCAAGTACACCACTGTCTCCGACGCTGACCACAAGGTCATCGAGGTTCAGCAGCAGTACCTGGACGGAGCCATCACCAACGGCGAGCGCTCCAACAAGGTCATCCAGATCTGGTCGGCAGTTACCGAACAGGTCGCCGATGAGATGTTCGGCAACATGAAGCAGGCCGATAAAGACGGCGTCATGAACCCGATCTACATCATGGCCGACTCCGGTGCTCGTGGTTCC comes from the Acidicapsa ligni genome and includes:
- the rplA gene encoding 50S ribosomal protein L1, encoding MAKKASKNITKSRAAVEPRNYLLPEAVGLLQKVKFAKFDETVDLTLRLGVDTRHADQMVRGTVVLPHGLGKTKTVAVIASGDRLKDAEAAGADFVGGEELVEKIQKEGWTGFDALIATPDMMKSVGRLGKVLGPRGLMPNPKTGTVTQDVAAAIKEIKAGKVEFRADKTALVHVPVGKLSFPPEKLVENATTVLASVMRAKPSAAKGKYVKGITLSSTMGPGVPIDGAVADAAGK
- the secE gene encoding preprotein translocase subunit SecE; this encodes MAKTALVADSGTENKPNPLVHHTTNSYERARSFLSDVRNEMRKVVTPSRKEVQATTTVVLVTVFVFSFYFWIVDGIFSNGVKLLLSKLAGQ
- the rplJ gene encoding 50S ribosomal protein L10, which translates into the protein MALTRASKTKKVKVLAKELETSTTAIIGTFAKMTVSQDFELRKLIRGAGGKYRVLKNKLAAKASEGTAVEEALKGLKGVSAAAFTSGDPVELAKVFSKWVGDNAEFTFKLGIVDGKLISVDEVKALATMPGKEELFSKLLFLINSPAQRLATVVNATGRDLAVVINEAVKGEKFSGGAAPAAKAAEPVAEAAPVEASTVEAAPAEAVAEPVAPVAEIETQAEAAVNEAPVEGAVVSEAPAAE
- the rpoB gene encoding DNA-directed RNA polymerase subunit beta codes for the protein MPNENRAIRSRLDFSKIPTAIQIPNLIEVQRRSYERFLQMDKLPNERDDNGLQSVFTSVFPITDFRNISQLDFVDFSIGNWECKCGHLKGLHHLRTACVNCGSMVITDPFHPGDVLCQHCGTYNKNTPDFCNKCGDPVGLQLKYDQQECEERGMTFSAPLKVTVRLTIYDKDPETGSKTIRDIKEQEVFFGDIPLMTANGTFIVNGTERVIVSQLHRSPGVFFETANNRSYFLGKIIPYRGSWVEFEYDQKNTLYVRIDRKRKFLGTIFLRALGLRSDEEILKTFYTVDKIQLVDGKLMWTVPEAGVTTHLQGAKPAHAILANGEEIAHSGRKVTASVLKALRANGVQQIEIEATELDGTLTAADVIDLTTGEVIVEANTELTADRLHKIGASGATTIEVFFPERDDVGNIITNTLRRDSVRKPEEALIEIYRKLRPGDPPTLDTATALFEGMFFDQRKYDFSRVGRLKFNIKLYENQDPSGLDKRTLTPEDFYATIRYLLKLRKNIGNVDDIDHLGNRRVRAVGELMENQFRIGLVRMERAIKEKMSVYQELSTAMPHDLINAKPVMAAIREFFGSSQLSQFMDQTNPLSEITHKRRLSALGPGGLSRERAGFEVRDVHPTHYGRICPIETPEGPNIGLISSLSCFARINEYGFIESPYRKVKEGRILDYVEVVNAGDSGMRVGDHLEKKEAFQLIADLEAAGKRKIDWMPFSFYQSAWEEDRHTIAQANIKFNEEGVITEELVNARRQGNFVLVNRAEVDFIDVSPKQLVSVAASLVPFLEHDDANRALMGANMQRQSVPLLVAEAPLVGTGMEGVTARDSGAVILAKRNGIVDSVDSERIIIRVEGEHHPTQLSREVGSDIYQLIKFKRSNQNTCINQKPVVREGERVIKGQVIADGPCTEQGELALGRNVLVAFMPWRGYNFEDAILISEKLVREDYYTSVHIEEFEIEARDTKLGPEEITRDIPNVSESALRDLDESGIIRIGAQIKHGDILVGKVTPKGETQLTPEEKLLRAIFGEKAGDVRDASLTCPPGIEGTVVDVRIFSRKGQEKDERAKQIEAENTSKLEKNLGDEIRILTDERLKRLDAILGNKEVLADLHDERTNKRLLTKGNILDRETIERISTKNLKRIRFADKDPRVNEQIDEIEEMTSRQIEVLRKITNEKVAKLQKGDELSPGVIKMVKVYIAMKRKLSVGDKMAGRHGNKGVIARILPEEDMPYLPDGTPVEIVLNPLGVPSRMNVGQILETHLGWAAAELGKKIAALVEANSEANALREQIKVSFKDTAALQLLLDLDDTMLIRVAKGMKRGIWFGTAVFDGAQESEIKALLHAAGLPSSGKTALFDGMTGDQFEQPVTVGYIYMLKLSHLVDDKIHARSIGPYSLITQQPLGGKAQFGGQRFGEMEVWALEAYGAAYILQELLTAKSDDVYGRTKIYEAIVKGEAAIEPGVPESFNVLIRELQALCLDVELIKRADLKKLPAPELIDVAVAD
- the rplL gene encoding 50S ribosomal protein L7/L12, whose amino-acid sequence is MADLNQLEEQIVSLSLLEAAALVKALETRLGVSAAAAAPVAVAGGGGAAAAAEVVEQTEFQVILKDAGANKISTIKAVREVTALGLKEAKDLVDSAPKALKENASKEEAETIKKKFEGIATVEIK
- the nusG gene encoding transcription termination/antitermination protein NusG, translating into MTDELEQEPGQEAVAEQPVEAPRNENFKWYILHAYSGFERKVKESLESRIQAFGLESKFGRIMIPTEPVTETVNGKKRTIERVFLPGYVLIEMELDNQIWHIIKETPRVTGFLGTGDKPVALSEEEISSLLNRTDEGKEKPRQKIRFEKNESVRITDGPFANFNGIVDEINEDRETLKVMVTIFGRSTPVELEFGKVEKIE
- the rplK gene encoding 50S ribosomal protein L11, with the translated sequence MAPPKKITGYVKLQIEAGKATPAPPVGPALGQAQVNIMEFCKQFNARTQTKEMAGLTIPVVISVYADRTFTFVTKTPPASNLLLRAAGIPKGAAVPNKDKVGKVTEKQVREIAETKMPDLNAASVEAAIKSIKGTARSMGIEVVA